One window of Esox lucius isolate fEsoLuc1 chromosome 25, fEsoLuc1.pri, whole genome shotgun sequence genomic DNA carries:
- the LOC117594094 gene encoding LOW QUALITY PROTEIN: calcium-binding protein 2-like (The sequence of the model RefSeq protein was modified relative to this genomic sequence to represent the inferred CDS: inserted 2 bases in 1 codon; substituted 1 base at 1 genomic stop codon): protein MQHRDLHPDEIEELKEVFKEFXRTMGXMPTEMGLIELSQNIDGGRVDFEDFGELMGPKMLAEMANMIGVKELRDAFKEFDSNGDGQISLAELKEAMKKLMGEQLNNPEIDEILQDVDLNGDGLVDFEEFVRMMSR from the exons ATGCAGCACAGAGATCTACATCCAGATGAGATTGAAG AGCTGAAGGAGGTTTTTAAGGAGTT GAGGACCATGGGATAAATGCCCACTGAGATGGGCCTCATCGAACTCAGCCAGaaca TAGATGGCGGCAGAGTGGACTTTGAGGACTTTGGGGAGCTGATGGGTCCCAAGATGTTGGCGGAGATGGCAAACATGATAGGAGTGAAGGAACTCAGAGATGCTTTCAAAGAG TTTGACTCCAACGGGGACGGTCAGATCAGCCTGGCCGAACTGAAGGAGGCCATGAAGAAGCTGATGGGGGAGCAGCTCAACAACCCGGAGATTGACGAGATCCTCCAAGACGTGGACCTCAACGGGGACGGCCTGGTCGACTTTgagg AATTTGTCCGAATGATGTCTCGTTGA